Proteins encoded within one genomic window of Caldilineales bacterium:
- a CDS encoding penicillin acylase family protein yields MTLTLAILLSLLIILLATAFLLLYWTLVYRPHPRLEGRLLTPGLAAPVEVLRDRWGVPHLYAKSEADLWFAQGFVHAQDRLWQMEQTRRVAAGRISEGVGEEGLAIDRLARIIGFRRLAEAQIGRLNDDAGAVLERYTAGVNAYLERYGRRLPLEFTLLGLKPEPWTPADSLCVSLLLGWALSGNWQEELTRLGFYARLGAERAAELLPDYPQDSPTILPGATTGGLSQRLLDAYRQMQSYIGLTAPGQGSNNWVVSGAHSLTGQPLLANDPHLSVSMPGLWHLIHLEAENGRGDEAVRLIGAGIPGLPGVLLGHNDHIAWGATAALPDAADLYVEQRHPQHPTRFQFGDAWEEAQSWEEEISVRGRRQPVRQRVTITRHGPIITDLLAEHESNYPPLALRWVGAEPGASLNALLELGRAKNWEEFRRAAADHLTPALTLVFADRAGDIGLLTAGKTPIRARGQGLVPAPGFTADHEWTGFIPADDMPHSHNPASGQLLSANNRVVPDDYPYWWGADTYPGFRARRIAELLNSRPRHSTRDFQTYQLDTFTYLGRAIAPYFTLIDPKDPWERRAQKALLEWNYRMDADSTAALVFEITLHHLLQIVFADKLGPTANDFIGIPRLRELGGGAFSQQAAVKLAELLEHEQSWWFGEGSTGRPRTREEVLALALKRAVVTLKEEISEDARRWHWGRLHQIFWRHPLGVLRPLRGLLNRGPFPVGGSASTINHQRLEYSLPVRTVTVAPIFRMVVDAANWDRSLFIHAPGQSGLPGHRFYDNLMHIWLEGDMIPMSFSRQKVEESDPLYRLTLTP; encoded by the coding sequence ATGACCCTCACCCTTGCCATCCTCCTCAGCCTGCTGATCATCCTGCTGGCGACCGCTTTCCTGCTGCTCTACTGGACGCTGGTCTACCGCCCGCATCCTCGGCTCGAAGGCCGCCTGCTGACGCCCGGCCTGGCCGCGCCCGTGGAGGTGCTGCGCGACCGCTGGGGCGTGCCCCACCTCTACGCCAAATCCGAAGCCGACCTCTGGTTCGCCCAGGGTTTCGTCCACGCCCAGGACCGGCTCTGGCAGATGGAACAGACGCGCCGGGTGGCGGCCGGGCGCATCAGCGAAGGCGTAGGCGAAGAAGGGCTGGCCATCGACCGCCTGGCCCGCATCATCGGCTTCCGCCGCCTGGCCGAGGCCCAGATCGGGCGCCTGAACGATGACGCCGGCGCCGTCCTGGAACGCTACACGGCCGGCGTCAACGCCTATCTGGAGCGATACGGCCGCCGCCTGCCGCTGGAGTTCACCCTGCTGGGGCTAAAGCCGGAGCCGTGGACGCCGGCCGATTCGCTGTGCGTCAGCCTGCTGCTGGGATGGGCGCTCAGCGGCAACTGGCAGGAAGAGCTGACGCGGCTGGGCTTCTACGCGCGCCTGGGGGCCGAGCGCGCCGCCGAACTCCTGCCCGATTACCCGCAAGATAGCCCCACCATCCTCCCCGGCGCGACCACCGGCGGCCTCAGCCAGCGCCTGCTCGACGCCTATCGCCAGATGCAGAGCTACATCGGCCTCACTGCGCCGGGCCAGGGCAGCAACAACTGGGTCGTCAGCGGCGCCCACAGCCTCACCGGGCAGCCGCTGCTGGCCAACGACCCGCATCTCTCGGTCAGTATGCCGGGGTTGTGGCATCTGATCCACCTGGAAGCAGAAAACGGGCGGGGAGATGAAGCCGTGCGGCTGATCGGCGCCGGCATCCCCGGGCTGCCCGGCGTTTTGCTGGGCCACAACGACCACATCGCCTGGGGCGCGACCGCCGCCCTGCCCGACGCCGCCGATCTCTACGTCGAGCAGCGCCATCCCCAGCATCCCACTCGTTTTCAATTTGGCGACGCCTGGGAGGAAGCGCAAAGCTGGGAGGAGGAGATCAGCGTGCGCGGGCGCCGCCAGCCGGTTCGACAGCGCGTCACCATCACCCGGCACGGCCCCATCATCACCGACCTGCTGGCCGAGCACGAGTCCAACTACCCGCCCCTGGCCCTGCGCTGGGTGGGAGCCGAGCCGGGCGCCAGCCTGAATGCCCTGCTCGAACTGGGGAGAGCGAAAAACTGGGAGGAGTTCCGCCGCGCCGCCGCCGACCACCTGACCCCGGCCCTGACCCTGGTCTTTGCCGACCGCGCCGGCGACATCGGGCTGCTGACCGCCGGCAAAACGCCGATCCGCGCCCGCGGCCAGGGGTTGGTTCCTGCGCCTGGATTCACCGCCGACCACGAGTGGACCGGCTTCATCCCCGCCGACGACATGCCCCACAGCCACAACCCGGCCAGCGGGCAGTTGCTCTCGGCCAATAACCGCGTCGTCCCGGATGATTATCCCTACTGGTGGGGCGCCGACACGTACCCGGGCTTTCGCGCCCGCCGCATCGCCGAACTGTTGAACAGCCGCCCGCGCCACTCGACGCGCGATTTCCAGACCTACCAGCTCGACACCTTCACCTATCTGGGACGGGCGATTGCCCCCTATTTCACCCTCATCGACCCCAAAGACCCCTGGGAACGGCGGGCGCAGAAGGCGCTGCTGGAATGGAACTATCGCATGGATGCGGACAGCACCGCCGCCCTCGTCTTCGAGATCACGCTCCACCACCTGCTGCAGATCGTATTCGCCGACAAACTCGGCCCCACCGCCAACGACTTCATTGGCATCCCCCGGCTGCGCGAACTGGGCGGAGGCGCATTTAGCCAGCAGGCGGCGGTCAAGCTGGCCGAGTTGTTGGAGCACGAACAAAGCTGGTGGTTCGGCGAGGGCAGCACCGGCCGGCCCCGCACCCGCGAGGAGGTGCTCGCCCTGGCGCTCAAACGGGCGGTGGTCACGCTCAAGGAAGAGATCAGCGAGGACGCCCGGCGCTGGCATTGGGGCCGGCTACACCAGATCTTCTGGCGGCATCCGCTGGGCGTGCTGCGGCCCCTGCGCGGTCTGCTCAACCGCGGGCCGTTCCCTGTGGGCGGCAGCGCCTCGACCATCAACCACCAGCGCCTCGAATACTCGCTCCCCGTCCGCACCGTTACCGTGGCCCCGATCTTCCGCATGGTGGTGGATGCGGCCAACTGGGACCGCTCGCTCTTCATCCATGCCCCCGGCCAGTCGGGCTTGCCCGGCCATCGCTTCTACGACAACCTGATGCACATCTGGCTCGAAGGCGACATGATCCCCATGTCCTTCTCACGCCAGAAGGTGGAGGAATCGGACCCGCTGTACCGGCTGACCCTGACGCCGTGA
- a CDS encoding DUF3782 domain-containing protein, with product MIYIMDAVIDLSIDRQEVRMPHLTNEEVIELFEYQLPSLLDAYPQLEPRLYLAFLKAFARKEEVAELRAELQEFRVETKDRFDQIDQRFEQVDRRFEQVDQRFEQIDRRFEQVDQRFDKLESRMEAGFADLHKAIDRLGSRWGIRNESLFRQTIQELLGKSFGVQVQSRVLDGEQFDIVICDGQHILVEIAASAGSDMLERLKRKRKLYTAKTGVEPTRIILAVASIHSRRAQLLRDAGIDVVEPEEETSIY from the coding sequence ATGATCTACATCATGGACGCCGTGATCGACTTATCTATCGACCGACAGGAGGTGCGTATGCCGCACCTAACCAACGAAGAAGTCATAGAACTGTTCGAGTATCAACTTCCAAGCCTTCTCGATGCGTATCCGCAGCTGGAGCCGCGTCTTTATCTGGCCTTTCTGAAGGCGTTTGCCCGCAAAGAAGAGGTCGCCGAACTCCGCGCCGAACTGCAGGAGTTTCGCGTCGAGACAAAGGATCGCTTCGATCAAATCGACCAGCGGTTCGAGCAAGTCGATCGGCGGTTCGAGCAGGTCGATCAACGCTTCGAGCAAATCGATCGGCGGTTCGAGCAAGTCGATCAACGCTTCGATAAGTTAGAGTCGCGCATGGAAGCTGGATTTGCGGACTTGCACAAGGCCATCGACCGGCTCGGGTCGCGCTGGGGCATCCGTAACGAAAGCCTGTTTCGACAGACGATCCAGGAATTGCTGGGAAAGTCGTTCGGCGTCCAGGTGCAAAGCCGGGTGCTCGATGGCGAACAGTTCGATATCGTCATCTGCGACGGGCAACACATTCTGGTCGAAATCGCAGCCAGCGCCGGCAGTGATATGTTGGAGCGCCTCAAGCGCAAACGCAAGCTGTACACGGCAAAAACTGGGGTCGAACCCACGCGCATCATCCTCGCTGTCGCCTCCATCCATAGCCGTCGCGCTCAGTTGCTGCGCGACGCCGGGATCGATGTCGTCGAACCAGAAGAAGAGACGTCGATCTATTGA
- the hutU gene encoding urocanate hydratase, giving the protein MSTTRTIQPPRGLDLTCKNWLIEAAYRMIQHNLAPDVAWDPDHLIVYGGRGKAARNWECFDAILASLRALEADETLLVQSGKPVAVFRTHEDAPRVLIANSNLVPKWATWEHFDELDRKGLMMYGQMTAGSWIYIGTQGILQGTYETLASLAAQHGWPSLKGKFVLTAGLGEMGGAQPLAVTMNEGVALVVEIDAGRARRRLETGYLDEVSDDLEDAMTRVEAALADQRPLSVGLIGNAAAVLPELVARGVTPDVVTDQTSAHDPLYYYPAGMSLDQALALRETDPVAFKQAAMASMARHVEAMLAFQQRGAVVFDYGNNLRQMAFDFGVEDAFSYPGFVPAYIRPLFCLGKGPFRWVALSGDPADIYRTDEAILDLFPTDAALARWLRMAQKKVRFQGLPSRICWLGYGERAQAGLLFNDLVAAGEVSAPIAIGRDHLDAGSVASPNRETEGMLDGSDAVSDWPILNALINAVGGATWVSFHHGGGVGMGYSQHAGQVIVADGTPAAARRLQRVLTTDPGLGVVRHADAGYPEAVAFARQSGIKLPMAT; this is encoded by the coding sequence ATGTCCACTACCCGCACCATCCAGCCGCCCCGCGGCCTCGATCTGACGTGCAAGAACTGGTTGATCGAGGCCGCCTACCGCATGATCCAGCACAACCTGGCCCCCGATGTGGCCTGGGACCCCGATCACCTCATCGTCTACGGCGGGCGGGGCAAGGCGGCGCGCAACTGGGAGTGCTTCGACGCCATCCTGGCCAGCCTGCGCGCTCTGGAAGCTGATGAAACCCTGCTCGTGCAGTCGGGCAAGCCGGTGGCCGTCTTCCGCACCCACGAAGACGCCCCCCGCGTGCTGATCGCCAACTCGAACCTGGTGCCCAAGTGGGCGACGTGGGAGCATTTCGACGAGTTGGATCGCAAGGGCCTGATGATGTACGGGCAGATGACGGCCGGCTCGTGGATCTACATCGGCACGCAGGGCATCTTGCAGGGCACCTACGAGACCCTGGCTTCTCTGGCCGCCCAACACGGTTGGCCGTCGCTCAAGGGCAAGTTCGTGCTCACGGCCGGGTTGGGCGAGATGGGCGGGGCGCAGCCGTTGGCCGTGACCATGAACGAGGGTGTGGCGCTGGTGGTGGAGATCGACGCCGGCCGGGCGCGACGCCGGTTGGAGACCGGCTATCTGGACGAAGTCAGCGATGACCTGGAAGACGCCATGACCCGCGTCGAGGCCGCCCTGGCCGACCAGCGCCCACTCTCGGTGGGGCTGATCGGCAACGCCGCCGCCGTGCTGCCGGAGCTGGTGGCTCGTGGGGTGACGCCTGATGTGGTCACCGACCAGACCAGCGCCCACGACCCGCTTTATTACTACCCCGCCGGCATGAGCCTGGACCAGGCCCTGGCCCTGCGCGAGACCGATCCGGTCGCCTTCAAGCAGGCGGCGATGGCTTCGATGGCCCGGCATGTCGAGGCGATGTTGGCCTTTCAGCAGCGTGGGGCCGTCGTCTTCGATTACGGCAACAACTTGCGGCAGATGGCCTTTGATTTCGGCGTCGAAGACGCCTTCAGCTATCCCGGCTTCGTCCCCGCCTACATCCGGCCGCTTTTCTGCCTGGGCAAGGGGCCGTTCCGCTGGGTGGCGCTTTCGGGCGACCCCGCCGATATCTACCGCACCGATGAGGCCATCCTCGATCTCTTTCCCACCGATGCCGCCCTGGCCCGTTGGCTCCGCATGGCCCAGAAAAAGGTCAGGTTCCAGGGGCTGCCCTCGCGCATCTGCTGGCTGGGCTATGGCGAGCGGGCGCAGGCGGGGCTGTTGTTCAACGATCTGGTGGCCGCCGGCGAGGTCAGCGCGCCCATTGCCATCGGTCGCGACCATCTCGACGCCGGCTCGGTGGCCAGCCCCAACCGCGAGACCGAGGGCATGTTGGATGGCTCGGATGCGGTCAGCGACTGGCCGATCCTCAATGCCCTGATCAACGCCGTGGGCGGGGCCACCTGGGTGAGTTTTCATCACGGCGGCGGGGTGGGCATGGGTTACAGCCAGCACGCCGGCCAGGTCATCGTCGCCGATGGCACACCCGCCGCTGCCCGTCGCTTGCAGCGGGTGCTGACCACCGACCCCGGCCTGGGGGTGGTGCGCCACGCCGACGCCGGCTACCCGGAAGCGGTCGCGTTCGCCCGGCAGTCGGGGATCAAGCTGCCGATGGCGACCTGA
- a CDS encoding GAF domain-containing protein yields the protein MSLSLFSSYRQRQLEALLEISRALASRLDLPSLLRTILGYAAEMTTAEVGYIALATPAGALRLTTGYGLPSQVFNALAPYLAQKSPEQGFWNETELRRQLSLIAEASQRPLEQVVALPLVVEGERILGGIFLFRTGSAAFTAGDRSLLRDFADQAAIAVRNARQVDQLRQEKARVETIIENSPNGVMMLDPDLRVTVINRALSRLVDLAPDEARGKTCAEILRLQNATGDHLCLSDEVLPPPTGLWYGEGDIVRPGRKRITVGITYSPIFDRNGNLLNIIATLNDITRFREAEELKSTFISVISHELKTPVSLIKGYASTLTRDDAPLEPEMVRESGRIIEEESNRLNDLINNLLDASRIQAGALKLEVAEVNLARVAGVAIERFRTQTDRHRFELDFPPDLPWVWAEDRRLRQVYDNLLSNAIKYSPGGGLIRVGGWSEDGRVISYVADTGIGIPAEEQESVFERFYRGDSSLRRSTPGVGLGLFLVKAIVEAHGGEVWLQSEPGKGSVFYFALPQAR from the coding sequence ATGAGTCTGTCGCTTTTTTCCAGCTACCGCCAACGCCAGCTCGAGGCCCTGTTGGAGATCAGCCGCGCCCTTGCTTCCCGGCTCGACCTGCCTTCGCTGCTGCGCACCATCCTGGGCTACGCCGCCGAGATGACCACGGCCGAGGTGGGCTACATCGCCCTGGCCACGCCCGCCGGGGCCTTGCGCCTGACCACCGGCTACGGCCTGCCCTCGCAGGTGTTCAACGCCCTGGCGCCCTATCTGGCCCAAAAAAGCCCCGAACAGGGTTTCTGGAATGAGACCGAGTTGCGACGACAACTCAGCCTCATTGCCGAAGCATCACAACGGCCCCTGGAGCAGGTGGTAGCCTTGCCGCTGGTGGTGGAGGGCGAGCGCATCCTGGGCGGCATCTTCCTTTTCCGCACCGGCTCCGCTGCTTTTACCGCTGGCGACCGTTCCCTGTTGCGCGATTTTGCCGACCAGGCCGCCATTGCCGTGCGCAACGCCCGCCAGGTCGACCAGTTGCGGCAGGAAAAGGCGCGCGTGGAGACGATCATCGAAAATAGCCCCAACGGCGTGATGATGCTCGATCCCGACCTGCGGGTGACGGTGATCAACCGCGCCTTGTCCCGGCTGGTCGATCTCGCCCCAGACGAGGCCAGGGGCAAGACCTGCGCCGAAATCCTGCGCCTGCAAAACGCCACTGGCGACCACCTCTGCCTGAGCGACGAGGTCTTGCCGCCGCCCACCGGCCTGTGGTATGGCGAGGGTGACATCGTGCGGCCGGGTCGAAAACGGATCACGGTCGGGATCACCTACTCGCCGATTTTCGACCGCAACGGCAACCTGCTCAACATTATCGCCACCCTCAACGACATCACCCGCTTTCGCGAGGCCGAGGAACTGAAATCCACCTTCATTTCGGTGATCTCGCACGAGCTGAAGACGCCCGTCAGCCTGATCAAGGGCTATGCCAGCACCCTGACCCGCGACGATGCCCCGCTGGAGCCGGAGATGGTGCGCGAGAGCGGGCGCATCATCGAAGAAGAAAGCAACCGGCTCAACGATCTGATCAACAACCTGCTCGATGCCTCGCGCATCCAGGCCGGCGCCCTCAAGCTGGAAGTCGCTGAGGTGAACCTGGCGCGGGTGGCCGGCGTCGCCATCGAGCGTTTTCGCACCCAAACCGACCGCCATCGTTTCGAGCTAGATTTCCCGCCCGACCTGCCCTGGGTGTGGGCCGAAGACCGGCGCCTCCGCCAGGTGTATGACAATCTGCTCAGCAATGCGATCAAGTATTCGCCCGGCGGCGGCCTGATCCGGGTGGGGGGATGGAGCGAGGATGGCCGGGTGATCAGCTATGTGGCCGATACGGGCATCGGCATCCCGGCGGAGGAGCAGGAAAGCGTGTTCGAGCGTTTCTACCGCGGCGATTCCAGCCTGCGCCGGAGTACACCGGGGGTTGGGTTGGGTTTGTTCCTGGTCAAAGCCATCGTCGAAGCCCACGGCGGCGAGGTCTGGCTGCAAAGCGAGCCGGGAAAAGGTTCGGTCTTCTACTTCGCCCTGCCGCAGGCCCGGTAG
- a CDS encoding 2-oxoacid:acceptor oxidoreductase family protein has protein sequence MAIANELALKPIETYRNERSYPFCPGCGHTLILDQINAALTQLQLDPRQTVLVTDIGCVGLSDQYFVANAFHGLHGRSVAYATGIKLANPELKVIVMMGDGGTGIGGTHLINAARRNIGVTVLVFNNFNFGMTGGEHSVTTPAGMITASTRAGNLESPLDICASVAVNGGGNVYRGTSFDKDLPDRIAEAISYDGFALMDIWELCTAYFVVNNDFGRKEMMGTMGAIGMEAGLVQQLEVKEYAKAMRNQGQKTFGQATLPVRGIEPVFSPRLDHKFHLVMAGSAGAKVRSAAQAVGYAGVLSGLWVTQADDYPTTVKSGHSVSEIIFSPEEIRYTGIDKPDALILLSEDGLGKVRHHLKAMTPDDVLITTDEFANVPTNARKVIVAPQAGGVRITRTNKSLIVTAAALRALDLFPIAALSEAIRRFQPRFADENLPVIEASAGLLPG, from the coding sequence ATGGCAATTGCAAACGAACTCGCGCTGAAACCAATCGAAACCTATCGGAACGAGCGGTCTTATCCCTTCTGCCCCGGCTGTGGGCATACGCTCATCCTCGACCAGATCAACGCCGCCCTGACCCAGCTGCAGCTCGACCCCCGGCAAACGGTGCTGGTCACGGACATCGGCTGCGTGGGTCTGAGCGACCAGTATTTCGTGGCCAATGCCTTTCATGGGCTGCACGGCCGCAGTGTGGCCTATGCCACCGGCATCAAACTGGCCAATCCCGAGCTCAAGGTCATCGTCATGATGGGCGATGGCGGCACCGGCATCGGCGGCACGCATCTGATCAACGCCGCCCGCCGCAATATCGGCGTCACCGTGCTGGTCTTCAACAACTTCAACTTCGGCATGACCGGCGGCGAGCATTCGGTGACGACGCCCGCCGGGATGATCACGGCCAGCACCCGCGCCGGCAATCTAGAAAGCCCGCTGGACATCTGCGCCTCGGTGGCGGTAAACGGCGGCGGCAATGTCTACCGCGGGACATCCTTCGACAAAGACCTGCCCGACCGTATCGCCGAGGCCATCAGCTACGACGGCTTCGCTTTGATGGATATTTGGGAGCTGTGCACGGCCTATTTCGTCGTCAACAATGACTTCGGGCGCAAGGAGATGATGGGGACGATGGGCGCCATCGGCATGGAGGCGGGGCTGGTCCAGCAGTTGGAGGTGAAGGAATACGCCAAAGCCATGCGCAACCAGGGTCAGAAGACGTTCGGGCAGGCGACGCTGCCCGTGCGCGGGATCGAGCCGGTCTTCAGCCCCAGGCTCGACCACAAATTCCATCTGGTGATGGCCGGGTCGGCAGGCGCAAAGGTGCGCTCGGCGGCGCAGGCGGTGGGCTATGCGGGCGTGCTGTCGGGCCTGTGGGTGACGCAGGCCGACGATTACCCGACCACAGTCAAATCCGGTCACAGCGTCAGCGAGATCATCTTCAGCCCGGAGGAGATCCGCTACACCGGCATCGACAAGCCCGACGCCCTGATCCTGCTCTCAGAGGACGGTCTGGGCAAGGTGCGCCATCATCTGAAGGCCATGACCCCGGATGATGTCCTGATCACGACCGACGAATTCGCCAACGTGCCCACCAACGCCCGCAAGGTCATCGTCGCCCCGCAGGCAGGCGGTGTTCGCATCACCCGCACCAATAAGTCGCTCATCGTCACCGCCGCCGCCCTGCGCGCCCTCGACCTCTTCCCCATCGCCGCCCTCTCCGAGGCCATCCGTCGCTTCCAGCCCCGCTTCGCCGATGAAAACCTGCCGGTGATCGAGGCGAGCGCGGGGTTGTTGCCCGGCTGA